A stretch of the Sinorhizobium alkalisoli genome encodes the following:
- a CDS encoding DUF982 domain-containing protein — translation MLLNEIPWTIPLTVRLSNGLTRTFGSVYEALDFLENEWPLRKGERYERAVRTCRRALNRMTPAAVAREAFIAACLEAGMPLVMAAPARKPQGTEPKSILSA, via the coding sequence ATGCTTCTCAACGAGATTCCCTGGACGATCCCTCTCACCGTCCGCCTTTCGAATGGCCTGACGCGCACTTTCGGCTCCGTCTACGAGGCGCTCGACTTCCTCGAGAACGAGTGGCCGCTTCGCAAGGGCGAGCGCTATGAGCGGGCCGTGCGCACCTGCCGGCGGGCGCTCAACCGCATGACGCCCGCAGCCGTGGCGCGGGAGGCCTTTATTGCCGCCTGCCTCGAAGCGGGAATGCCGCTGGTCATGGCGGCGCCGGCGCGCAAGCCACAAGGCACCGAGCCAAAGTCCATCCTGTCGGCCTGA
- the pbpC gene encoding penicillin-binding protein 1C has translation MPSSLVVALAVLVLTWADRAFPPPIEQARVFSREVLDKDGHLLRAFATKDGLWRLKTTVQDVDPRFVEMLIAYEDQRFREHRGVDLLALGRAALQFLTNGRIVSGASTLSMQVARLIEPRESRTLAAKLRQVARAIQIERRLSKDQILDLYLTHAPYGGNLEGARAASLAWFGKEPRRLSVAESALLVALPQLPEKRRPDRNVAAAEAARQRVLTRMAVAKVLGEGEAERAASAPLPNRRLQLPAYAAHLAEAALRKEPKALRHHTTLRRDIQHGLESVAREGATRLGPKVSVAMVMADIRTGEIVGEVGSADYFDASRSGWIDMSRITRSPGSTLKPFIYGLAFEEGLVAQETIIEDRPADFFGYRPRNFDMSYQGDVSIRQALQLSLNVPAIRLLDAIGPARLMVRFRRADVRLALPPNEAPGLAIGLGGAGITLRDLVQLYAGLANRGWPVRLGDGVEGKAGLIDGEPLLSNVAAWHVADILSGVLPPAGNRQRGIAYKTGTSYGYRDAWSIGFDGRYVLGVWVGRPDNGAVPGLTGYGAAAPILFAAFAKAGIPVTPLPDPPAGALRISQAELPVGQRRFSTTASGLPQSSIREAAPTIVFPPEGARVELGARAGETIMPLTLKLQGGRAPFRWLVNGRPLPEMTRRRVSQWSPDGGGYSTLTVIDSLGRAATVRVFVD, from the coding sequence CTGCCAAGCAGCCTCGTCGTTGCATTGGCGGTCCTCGTGCTCACCTGGGCGGACAGGGCTTTTCCACCGCCAATTGAGCAGGCTCGGGTCTTTTCGCGCGAGGTGCTCGACAAAGACGGACATTTGCTGCGCGCCTTTGCCACCAAGGACGGCCTCTGGCGGCTGAAGACCACCGTCCAGGATGTCGACCCGCGTTTCGTCGAGATGCTGATCGCCTATGAGGACCAGCGTTTTCGCGAACACCGCGGCGTCGACCTCCTGGCGCTTGGGCGGGCGGCGTTGCAATTCTTAACGAACGGCCGGATCGTATCCGGGGCCTCGACGCTCTCCATGCAGGTGGCGCGGCTGATCGAACCGCGCGAGAGCCGCACGCTTGCGGCTAAGCTCAGGCAGGTCGCCCGTGCAATCCAGATCGAGCGACGGCTCAGCAAGGATCAAATTCTCGATCTCTATCTCACCCATGCGCCCTATGGCGGCAATCTCGAGGGCGCGCGCGCGGCAAGCCTCGCCTGGTTCGGCAAGGAGCCGCGCCGGCTTTCGGTCGCCGAATCCGCGCTCCTCGTCGCCCTGCCCCAGCTTCCGGAAAAACGCCGGCCGGACCGCAACGTCGCGGCCGCTGAAGCGGCTCGCCAACGGGTGCTGACCCGCATGGCCGTCGCCAAGGTCCTTGGCGAAGGCGAGGCCGAGCGCGCCGCATCGGCGCCCCTTCCAAACCGCCGCCTCCAGCTTCCGGCCTATGCGGCGCATCTGGCCGAGGCGGCACTTCGAAAGGAACCGAAGGCACTTCGGCATCACACGACGCTTCGCCGCGACATCCAGCACGGGCTGGAAAGCGTCGCTCGCGAGGGTGCAACGAGACTGGGCCCGAAGGTCTCGGTCGCAATGGTCATGGCCGATATCCGAACCGGTGAGATCGTCGGAGAAGTCGGCTCGGCCGATTATTTCGACGCCAGTCGCTCCGGCTGGATCGACATGTCGCGGATCACGCGCTCGCCGGGCTCGACCTTGAAGCCTTTCATTTACGGACTTGCCTTCGAAGAGGGGCTGGTTGCCCAGGAAACGATCATCGAGGACCGGCCGGCGGATTTCTTCGGCTATCGGCCGCGCAATTTCGACATGAGCTACCAGGGCGATGTCAGCATTCGCCAGGCGCTGCAGCTCTCCCTCAACGTGCCGGCAATCCGGCTCCTCGACGCCATCGGCCCTGCGCGGCTGATGGTGCGTTTCCGCAGGGCGGATGTGCGTCTCGCCCTTCCGCCAAACGAAGCACCGGGGCTCGCAATCGGCCTCGGCGGCGCCGGCATCACGCTTCGCGACCTCGTCCAGCTCTATGCGGGGCTTGCCAATCGCGGCTGGCCGGTTCGCCTCGGCGACGGCGTCGAGGGCAAGGCAGGCCTGATCGACGGCGAGCCGCTGCTGTCCAACGTCGCCGCGTGGCATGTTGCCGACATTCTCTCCGGCGTACTGCCGCCGGCGGGCAATCGTCAACGGGGCATCGCCTATAAGACGGGCACCAGCTATGGCTATCGCGATGCCTGGTCCATCGGCTTCGACGGCCGCTACGTGCTCGGGGTTTGGGTCGGCCGGCCCGACAATGGTGCCGTGCCCGGACTAACCGGTTATGGTGCAGCGGCGCCGATCCTGTTTGCGGCCTTCGCCAAAGCCGGCATTCCGGTGACTCCGTTGCCAGACCCGCCGGCCGGCGCCCTTCGCATCTCTCAGGCCGAGCTGCCGGTCGGCCAGCGGCGCTTTTCGACAACCGCAAGCGGATTGCCTCAATCATCGATCCGGGAAGCGGCCCCAACGATTGTCTTTCCGCCGGAGGGCGCGCGGGTGGAGCTCGGCGCCAGGGCCGGCGAAACGATCATGCCTCTCACACTGAAGCTGCAGGGCGGCCGCGCACCCTTCCGCTGGCTGGTGAATGGCCGGCCGCTGCCGGAGATGACGCGTCGGAGAGTGAGCCAGTGGAGTCCGGACGGTGGCGGCTATTCGACGCTGACCGTGATCGACTCGTTGGGACGCGCGGCCACCGTTCGCGTGTTCGTCGATTAG
- a CDS encoding Hsp20/alpha crystallin family protein, with protein sequence MNVRELIPWGRGQTPATYRNEDRNPFLALHREMNRLFDDVFRGLDTRLPQSAFSSFGGGWPSVEVTDGEKEIKVTAELPGLEEKDVELTLTDDVLTVRGEKRAETEDTEHQFSERFYGRFERRIPLGYEIDEGRVSANFRNGVLTVTLPKSEQGQSKAKRIAINSQ encoded by the coding sequence ATGAATGTACGTGAACTGATCCCCTGGGGTCGCGGACAGACCCCTGCAACCTATCGCAACGAAGACCGCAACCCGTTCTTGGCACTCCACCGGGAAATGAACAGGCTGTTCGATGACGTCTTCCGCGGCCTCGATACGCGCCTTCCCCAGAGCGCGTTCTCCAGCTTTGGCGGCGGCTGGCCGAGCGTCGAGGTCACCGACGGCGAGAAGGAGATCAAGGTGACGGCGGAATTGCCCGGGCTCGAGGAGAAGGATGTCGAACTGACCCTTACCGACGACGTGCTGACCGTAAGAGGCGAAAAACGGGCCGAAACAGAAGACACCGAGCATCAGTTTTCCGAGCGCTTCTACGGCCGCTTCGAGCGCCGCATTCCGCTAGGATACGAGATCGACGAAGGCAGGGTGAGCGCGAACTTCAGGAACGGCGTCCTGACAGTCACGCTTCCCAAAAGCGAGCAAGGCCAGTCCAAGGCGAAGCGTATCGCCATCAACAGCCAGTAG
- a CDS encoding alpha-2-macroglobulin family protein — MRAFLGLSTLLLALVSLGTPAAAAETEREIEIVNDADYFGFDLRTEQNVSLDECQSACIADRSCRAFTYNPKAKWCFLKSDFNQLNAFQGAIAGKILETASGERDIGAPPRLSFVSDDLLRQAREVKAGLALTDDQLGFGVNGLIETARGELTAGNFMGALKAFRGALAISPDDAQLWLETARAANRFTGGMDLASEAALAALNGYQLTRTTESRADALAVLAQALENLQNYRAALGAYKASLELVQAKTVETAYLDLRARQGFRVTGHTIDADSASPRACVQFSEQLLKNGPDYASFVTLDGTTPKAVEAKGSEICVEGLAHGKRYKLALRTGLPSAVDEIIETPVSLDIYVKDRAPMVRFTGDSFVLPSTARRGIPIVSVNTESANLKLYRIGDRSIASLLAGSQFLVQLDGYSADRIAADNGELVWQGSIDVETDLNREVVTSLPVDEVLPERKPGVYVLTAVSATGLTQEWDARATQWFIVSDIGVSTFAGTDGLSVFVRSLASAKPLAGVELQLVARNNEVLGTAVTDADGRAAFDAGLIRGTASMVPAVITARKGDGDYVFLDMTRAGFDLSDRGVTGRPAPGAIDIFAWTERGIYRAGETVHAAALARDVDAQAIEDLPLTFVFLRPDGVEDRRLVSNGGKLGGHTLDLPLTENAMRGTWTMQIFTDPKGSAMGEKQFLVDDFVPDRTEFDLTSDAREIELGTPIEVAVDGRFLYGAPAAGLTLEGEVSVKPTRESEAFKGYFFGFADEETGEEARAPIEGLEPLDADGRAVFDVDLGEVPATTQLLNAKVTVRMREGGGRAIERSLTLPVRPQGAMIGIMPEFTGDLAENSVGKFHVIAVGPDGAKIAMPGLLWRLFSVERNYQWYREGTAWKYEPIISTKQVANGTLDATENGGEISVPVGWGRYRLEIEAAAVDGPASSVEFDAGWYVEAASTETPDGLEIALDKENYAIGETAKLKVSPRFAGELLVTVGTERLIATKSATIAGAGGEVDLPVTAEWGAGAYVTATLYRPGDAQESRMPMRAIGIKWLAVDPAGRKLAVSLDTPEKAMPRRPLGIGLKVEGAGAGEDAYVTVAAVDVGILNLTRYETPDPDGWYFGQRRLGLEIRDFYGRLIDGSLGATGRLRTGGDGGQMALQASPPTEKLVAFFSGPVKLDADGRADVSFDIPQFNGTARVMAVAWTKAGVGHASTDVVIRDPVVVTASLPKFLAPGDRAELRLDVANTDGLPGDYQLQVATNGPLTVEQLTADTLRLEAGGRSTLTLPIEGQYPGEGLVTVALKDAAGQSLEQVLHVPVRPAALPVAQRQVVSIAAGSSLTIDDQLLADSVLQGASVSLNVTRSATFDIPALLMTLDRYPYGCAEQTTSRALPLLYLSELSKQSGLPEDEGVGKRVQEAIYRVLSYQSSSGSFGLWGPGYGDLWLDAYVTDFLTRAREQKYEVPEQAMVQALENLQNALSYETNVQERGNEIAYALYVLARNRKAAISDLRYYADTMLNDFPTPLAKAHIAAALALYGDAQRSQDIFAAAVNMSTGLINVSLARSDYGSSLRDDAAVLALAAESRPVPPIIPELSRIVARKWQEAKYTSTQEQTWMLLAARAIEGGDEDMRLEVNGAQRSGSYAARIGGDALMTHPVVIRNNGSDAVSAVVTTVAAPAQPLSAGGDGFSIERTYYTLDGAEANVSEARQNERYVAVLKVTESNAWPSRVLITDLLPAGFEIDNPSLVDSAQLSNFEWIGAVEAAHTEFRSDRFLAAFDRAAGDNREITLAYVVRAVTPGIYDHPAASVEDMYRPQFSARTATGRMEVLAAR, encoded by the coding sequence GTGCGCGCGTTTCTCGGCCTTTCCACCCTTCTTCTCGCGCTTGTCTCGCTTGGAACGCCCGCAGCGGCGGCTGAGACGGAACGCGAGATCGAAATTGTCAACGACGCCGACTATTTCGGCTTCGACCTGCGCACGGAGCAGAACGTCTCTCTCGACGAATGCCAGAGCGCCTGCATCGCCGACCGCTCCTGCCGCGCCTTCACCTACAATCCCAAGGCGAAGTGGTGCTTCCTCAAGTCCGACTTCAATCAGTTGAACGCGTTCCAGGGTGCGATCGCCGGAAAAATCCTGGAGACCGCGAGCGGCGAGCGCGATATCGGCGCCCCGCCACGCCTCTCCTTCGTCTCTGACGACCTCTTGCGGCAGGCGCGCGAGGTCAAGGCGGGCCTCGCCTTGACCGACGATCAACTCGGTTTCGGCGTCAATGGCCTGATCGAAACGGCGCGCGGCGAGTTGACAGCTGGCAACTTCATGGGCGCCCTCAAAGCCTTTCGCGGCGCCCTGGCGATCAGCCCGGACGATGCTCAGCTGTGGCTCGAAACGGCCCGCGCCGCGAACCGCTTCACCGGCGGCATGGACCTGGCGAGCGAGGCGGCGCTCGCCGCGCTCAACGGCTATCAGCTGACGCGCACGACGGAAAGCCGCGCCGATGCACTCGCCGTTCTCGCCCAGGCGCTCGAGAACCTGCAGAACTACCGCGCCGCGCTCGGCGCCTACAAGGCGAGCCTCGAGCTCGTGCAGGCGAAGACCGTCGAGACAGCCTATCTCGATCTCAGGGCAAGGCAGGGTTTCCGGGTCACCGGCCACACCATCGACGCGGACAGCGCCAGCCCGCGCGCCTGCGTTCAATTTTCCGAACAGCTGTTGAAGAACGGTCCGGACTACGCCTCCTTCGTGACGCTCGACGGCACCACGCCGAAGGCCGTAGAGGCCAAGGGCAGCGAGATTTGCGTCGAGGGTCTGGCGCATGGCAAGCGGTACAAGCTGGCGCTCCGCACCGGCCTGCCCTCCGCCGTCGACGAGATCATCGAAACCCCCGTGAGCCTCGACATCTATGTGAAGGATCGGGCACCGATGGTGCGCTTTACCGGCGACAGCTTCGTGCTGCCGTCGACGGCGCGGCGCGGCATTCCGATCGTGTCGGTGAATACTGAAAGCGCCAATCTCAAGCTTTACCGCATCGGCGACCGCAGCATCGCGTCGCTGCTTGCCGGTTCTCAATTCCTGGTCCAGCTCGACGGTTATAGCGCAGACCGCATCGCGGCCGACAATGGCGAACTCGTCTGGCAGGGCAGCATCGACGTCGAGACCGACCTCAACAGAGAAGTGGTGACGAGTTTGCCGGTCGACGAGGTGCTGCCCGAACGCAAGCCGGGCGTCTATGTGCTCACCGCAGTCTCCGCCACGGGCCTGACCCAGGAATGGGATGCCCGCGCCACGCAATGGTTCATCGTCTCCGACATCGGCGTCTCCACCTTCGCCGGCACAGATGGGCTCTCGGTCTTCGTGCGTTCGCTGGCCAGCGCCAAGCCGCTCGCCGGCGTCGAACTGCAGCTCGTCGCAAGGAACAACGAGGTGCTCGGAACCGCCGTCACCGATGCGGATGGGCGCGCTGCCTTCGACGCCGGGCTGATCCGCGGCACCGCCAGCATGGTGCCGGCCGTCATCACCGCCCGCAAAGGTGATGGCGACTATGTCTTCCTGGACATGACGCGCGCCGGCTTCGATCTTTCCGACCGCGGCGTTACCGGCAGGCCGGCACCGGGGGCGATCGACATATTCGCCTGGACCGAACGCGGCATCTATCGCGCCGGCGAGACGGTGCATGCCGCAGCGCTTGCGCGCGACGTCGATGCCCAGGCGATCGAGGATCTGCCGCTCACCTTCGTCTTCCTGCGGCCCGATGGGGTCGAGGACCGGCGACTGGTCAGCAATGGCGGCAAGCTTGGAGGCCACACGCTCGACCTGCCGCTCACCGAAAACGCCATGCGCGGCACCTGGACCATGCAGATCTTCACCGATCCCAAGGGTTCGGCCATGGGCGAAAAGCAGTTTCTCGTCGACGATTTCGTGCCGGACCGGACCGAATTCGACCTGACGAGCGACGCCAGGGAGATCGAACTCGGAACACCGATAGAGGTCGCCGTCGACGGCCGTTTCCTCTACGGCGCGCCGGCCGCGGGCCTCACGCTCGAGGGCGAGGTGTCGGTCAAGCCGACGCGGGAAAGCGAGGCCTTCAAGGGATATTTCTTCGGCTTTGCCGATGAGGAGACGGGCGAAGAAGCACGCGCGCCGATCGAGGGGCTCGAACCGCTCGACGCTGACGGGCGAGCCGTCTTCGACGTCGATCTTGGCGAAGTGCCCGCGACAACCCAGCTGCTGAACGCCAAAGTCACCGTGCGCATGCGCGAGGGCGGTGGACGGGCAATCGAGCGCTCGCTCACGCTGCCGGTGAGGCCGCAGGGCGCGATGATCGGCATCATGCCGGAATTTACCGGTGACCTTGCCGAAAATTCGGTCGGCAAATTCCACGTAATCGCGGTTGGTCCGGATGGCGCCAAGATCGCAATGCCTGGCCTCCTCTGGCGGTTGTTTAGCGTCGAGCGGAACTATCAGTGGTATCGCGAGGGCACCGCCTGGAAATACGAGCCGATCATCTCCACCAAGCAGGTGGCGAACGGCACGCTCGACGCGACCGAGAACGGCGGCGAGATCTCGGTACCGGTCGGCTGGGGCCGCTACAGGCTCGAGATCGAAGCGGCAGCCGTTGATGGACCCGCTTCGAGCGTCGAGTTCGACGCCGGCTGGTATGTCGAGGCCGCCTCGACCGAGACCCCTGACGGGCTCGAGATCGCCCTCGACAAGGAGAATTATGCGATCGGCGAGACCGCAAAGCTCAAGGTCTCGCCACGCTTTGCCGGCGAATTGCTGGTAACCGTCGGCACGGAAAGGCTGATCGCGACAAAGTCGGCGACGATTGCCGGGGCGGGTGGCGAGGTGGACCTGCCGGTCACCGCCGAATGGGGTGCAGGCGCCTATGTCACCGCGACCCTCTATCGGCCGGGCGATGCTCAGGAAAGCCGGATGCCGATGCGCGCAATCGGCATCAAGTGGCTCGCCGTCGATCCGGCCGGGCGCAAGCTCGCAGTCAGCCTCGACACGCCCGAGAAGGCGATGCCGCGCCGGCCGCTCGGTATCGGCCTCAAGGTCGAAGGTGCCGGCGCCGGGGAAGACGCCTATGTCACGGTCGCCGCCGTCGACGTCGGCATTCTCAATCTCACGCGCTACGAGACGCCCGATCCCGATGGCTGGTATTTCGGCCAGAGGCGGCTCGGCCTGGAAATCCGCGATTTCTACGGCCGGCTGATCGACGGATCCCTTGGCGCGACCGGACGACTGCGCACCGGCGGCGACGGCGGACAAATGGCGCTGCAGGCGAGTCCACCCACTGAAAAGCTCGTCGCTTTCTTCTCCGGACCGGTGAAACTCGATGCGGATGGCAGGGCAGACGTCAGCTTCGACATTCCGCAGTTCAACGGTACCGCGCGTGTCATGGCCGTCGCCTGGACGAAGGCCGGCGTCGGGCACGCGTCAACGGACGTAGTGATCCGCGACCCGGTGGTCGTGACTGCCAGCCTGCCGAAATTCCTTGCACCCGGAGACCGGGCGGAACTCAGACTCGACGTCGCCAATACGGACGGACTGCCCGGCGATTATCAGTTGCAGGTGGCGACAAACGGACCGCTCACCGTCGAGCAGCTGACAGCCGACACCCTCCGGCTCGAGGCCGGAGGCCGATCCACCCTCACCCTGCCGATCGAGGGCCAATATCCAGGCGAGGGCCTTGTCACGGTGGCGCTCAAGGACGCTGCAGGCCAATCGCTCGAACAGGTTCTGCATGTTCCGGTTCGCCCGGCTGCGTTACCCGTCGCCCAGCGGCAGGTGGTGTCGATCGCCGCCGGCAGCAGCTTGACCATAGACGATCAGCTGCTCGCAGACAGCGTGCTGCAGGGCGCCTCCGTCAGCCTCAATGTGACCCGCTCGGCTACTTTCGACATCCCTGCGCTCCTAATGACGCTCGACCGCTACCCCTATGGCTGCGCCGAGCAGACCACGAGCCGCGCCCTGCCGCTCCTCTATTTGAGCGAGCTTTCGAAACAGTCCGGCCTCCCTGAGGACGAAGGCGTGGGCAAGCGCGTTCAGGAAGCAATATACCGGGTGTTGTCCTATCAGTCCTCTTCGGGGAGCTTCGGGCTGTGGGGTCCGGGTTACGGCGACCTGTGGCTCGACGCTTATGTCACCGACTTCTTGACCCGCGCGCGCGAGCAGAAATACGAAGTCCCCGAGCAGGCGATGGTTCAGGCGCTGGAAAACCTGCAGAACGCCTTGAGCTACGAGACCAATGTCCAGGAGCGTGGAAACGAGATCGCCTATGCCCTCTATGTGCTTGCGCGCAACCGCAAGGCAGCGATCAGCGATCTGCGCTATTACGCCGACACGATGCTGAACGACTTCCCGACGCCGCTTGCCAAGGCCCATATCGCCGCGGCGCTTGCGCTCTATGGCGATGCCCAGCGCTCGCAGGACATCTTCGCGGCGGCCGTCAACATGTCGACTGGCCTCATCAATGTCAGCCTCGCCCGCTCGGACTACGGCTCCTCATTGCGCGACGATGCTGCGGTGCTGGCGCTTGCGGCCGAAAGCCGGCCAGTCCCGCCGATCATTCCCGAGCTTTCGAGGATCGTCGCCAGAAAATGGCAAGAGGCGAAATATACCAGCACGCAGGAGCAGACCTGGATGCTGCTCGCCGCGCGCGCCATCGAGGGCGGCGACGAAGACATGCGGTTGGAAGTGAACGGCGCCCAACGCTCCGGCAGCTATGCCGCCCGCATCGGCGGAGATGCCCTGATGACCCATCCGGTGGTGATCCGAAACAATGGATCCGATGCCGTTTCCGCCGTGGTGACGACCGTGGCGGCCCCCGCCCAACCGCTTTCGGCGGGCGGCGACGGCTTCTCCATCGAGCGAACCTATTACACGCTCGACGGGGCGGAGGCGAATGTCAGCGAGGCTCGGCAGAACGAGCGCTACGTGGCCGTGCTCAAAGTCACCGAAAGCAATGCGTGGCCGTCGCGCGTGCTGATCACCGACCTGCTGCCGGCCGGATTCGAGATCGACAATCCGAGCCTCGTCGACAGCGCGCAGCTTTCGAACTTTGAGTGGATCGGCGCGGTGGAAGCCGCCCATACGGAGTTCCGCAGCGACCGCTTCTTGGCGGCCTTTGATCGCGCGGCCGGTGACAATCGGGAAATCACGCTTGCCTATGTCGTACGCGCCGTGACGCCCGGTATCTATGACCACCCCGCCGCAAGCGTCGAGGACATGTATCGACCACAATTCTCGGCGCGCACGGCGACCGGTCGCATGGAGGTTCTGGCAGCCCGGTAG
- a CDS encoding aspartate/glutamate racemase family protein yields MRILIVNPNTTVSMTEKAAEAARAVAGHGTEIIAATSKTGPTSIEGHYDGAIAVPGLLTEIRDGEAAGAHAAIIACFDDTGLDAARALADIPVLGLCESAVMTAALLAQRFTVVTTLERSRVLIENLIRHYGMGGRAKVRAADIPVLELEDEASGAIQKLRRQIERALEEDGAEAIVLGCAGMADLARSLQRDYGVPVIDGVAAAVKQAEALVAQGLKTSKRSSYAAPLHKLYTGTMRGFAPSGS; encoded by the coding sequence ATGCGCATCCTGATCGTCAACCCCAACACCACCGTCTCGATGACCGAGAAGGCAGCAGAAGCCGCACGGGCAGTCGCCGGCCACGGCACGGAGATCATCGCCGCCACATCGAAGACCGGGCCGACCTCGATCGAGGGGCACTATGACGGGGCGATTGCCGTGCCCGGCCTCCTCACGGAGATCCGCGACGGCGAGGCGGCAGGGGCGCATGCCGCGATTATCGCCTGTTTCGACGATACGGGGCTCGACGCCGCGCGCGCGCTTGCCGACATTCCGGTCCTCGGGCTTTGCGAATCCGCGGTGATGACCGCCGCCCTCCTCGCCCAGCGCTTCACCGTCGTCACCACACTCGAGCGCTCCCGCGTCCTGATAGAAAACCTCATCCGCCACTACGGCATGGGCGGCCGGGCGAAGGTTCGCGCTGCCGATATTCCGGTTCTGGAACTGGAGGATGAAGCCTCCGGCGCGATCCAGAAACTCAGACGCCAGATCGAGCGCGCGCTGGAGGAAGACGGCGCCGAGGCGATCGTGCTCGGCTGCGCCGGCATGGCCGACCTCGCCCGTTCCCTCCAGCGGGACTATGGCGTGCCTGTCATCGACGGCGTGGCGGCGGCGGTCAAACAAGCGGAAGCACTGGTCGCGCAAGGGCTCAAAACCAGCAAGCGCAGCTCCTATGCCGCACCGCTTCACAAACTCTATACCGGCACCATGCGCGGTTTCGCACCGAGCGGCTCCTGA
- a CDS encoding Hsp20 family protein: MRTSFDFSPLSRSSVGFDHLFDLLDSASRTAPNDNWPPYDIMRVGENEYRIAMSVAGFAPEEITITHEQQLLTVRGETAGENDAEYLYRGIATRNFERRFQLADYVTVTGAKLANGLLSIDLVRELPERMKPRRIEIHQADTPTTTKKQIEGEKNAA, encoded by the coding sequence ATGAGGACAAGCTTCGACTTCTCACCCCTGTCGCGCTCCAGCGTCGGCTTCGATCATCTCTTCGACCTGCTGGATTCGGCAAGCCGTACGGCCCCGAACGATAACTGGCCGCCCTACGACATCATGCGCGTCGGCGAAAACGAATATCGCATCGCAATGTCCGTTGCCGGATTTGCACCGGAGGAAATCACCATCACGCATGAGCAGCAGTTGCTGACGGTCCGCGGTGAAACCGCCGGCGAGAACGACGCCGAATACCTCTACCGAGGCATTGCTACGCGCAATTTCGAGCGCCGCTTCCAGCTCGCCGACTACGTGACGGTCACCGGCGCCAAACTCGCCAACGGTTTGCTTTCGATCGATCTTGTCCGCGAGCTTCCGGAACGGATGAAGCCGCGCCGCATCGAGATCCACCAGGCCGACACACCCACCACGACCAAGAAGCAGATCGAGGGCGAAAAGAACGCTGCGTAG
- a CDS encoding co-chaperone GroES: MTFQPLHDRILVRRLLSEEKTKGGIIIPDTAKEKPQEGEVIAAGPGARNEQGQVVALDVKVGDRVLFGKWSGTEIKIDGEDLLILKEADVLGVIEDSGTERKVA, from the coding sequence ATGACATTCCAACCGCTCCACGATCGAATTCTTGTGCGCCGCCTATTGTCCGAAGAAAAAACCAAGGGCGGCATCATTATTCCCGATACCGCCAAGGAAAAACCGCAGGAAGGCGAAGTGATCGCCGCCGGCCCCGGCGCCCGCAACGAGCAGGGCCAGGTCGTCGCCTTGGACGTGAAGGTCGGGGACCGGGTTCTTTTCGGCAAATGGTCCGGCACGGAGATCAAGATCGACGGCGAGGACCTGCTGATCCTGAAGGAAGCCGACGTACTTGGCGTCATCGAGGATTCGGGCACTGAACGGAAGGTCGCCTAG